The following is a genomic window from Alkalilimnicola sp. S0819.
GCACCGGAGGCGGCGCAGAGGACAAAATAGCGACTCAGATAATCCGCCTGTTTCTGCTCCGTGTTGGGCGACATGCGGGCGATCCGCGGCAGGGTCCAGAAGGCGTTGGTTGACCAGGTCCGGCGCACACCCTGGGCTGCCGCCACGGCATGCACCAGGCGCGCCTTCTTCACCAGGTTGTACTTGAGCACGCCGGCAAAGCGCGGCCCAAGCACTTTATGGTCGAAGTTTTCCGGCTCCCGGGCGCGCTCGGCGAACATATTGTTGCTGTGCACATCGGGCAGCAGGCCTTCCTGGCGAAACATGGCCATGAGGCCGGTGTTATAGAGCGGCTCGAAGTCGGTGACATTGGGGCCGACCAGGCGCACCCCCCGCAACCGTGCCTGCTCATGCGCGATACGCCAGGCCCGGAGGAACCCTTCCAGGCTGTAGCCGGCCCAGCGCTTGCGGTTGATGGTAGAGCCGATCTCGACCCCGGTCAGCGAACGGCCCCAGCGTTCCAGGGCATCCGCGACGAACGCCCGCCAGCGCTCCGGCGCCCCGTCCCCTTCCATGCCCCGAGCCTCATCGAAGGGCTGCACCAGGTGGAGCAGCACGTCGAAGCCCTGATCCAGCAGCACCCGCAGGAAGCGTTCGGCATGAGCCGCTTCTTCCCCATAGCTGTAGTCCAGGCGCACCTGGCGTACACCCAGTTCCCGCAGATGCTCGATCACGCAGGCGTCCCAGGCCGGGTCGGCCGCACTGGCCACCCCGACGCCGACGAAATCCGCACCGATCTCGTGCCCGGTCGGCGGCAGGTGTCCGCCGGGCAGGCGCAGCCCCCCGCTCAGCACGCGGGCGGCGATAGCGCTCAGATAACGACGCGTCGCCCCGCTGCCGGGTTTCAAAGACAGGAAATGAACATCAGCGGACATGTGATCCCCGGAAATCAAAAAAAGCCTTGCACAGCAGAATCTGACCGATTCCCCAAGCCCTCTTCCACAGCCGGGTTTCTCGCGCCAGAGCGCGCTCTCGCCCCTAGCCCGGCAGAGGCTCAGAGGTCCAGGGGAATTAATCAGTTTCTGGTACGGTGCCGGCGAGTATAGCAGTCGTAATCGGTCGTCACGGGGCAAGATGCGTCAAGGCTGACTCAAAGCCATGATTCTTTGCCGCGAGTCGGGACCGTGCCCGCACAGGGCGGCACCGAGCATGCCTTTCAAGGTGAAAATTGCTGCTGCACGGCGACCTCTAGCTCTCGCGGAGCCCCGCCCTACCCAGGCTCGCCCCCGCCCGTGATCGTTGCTTGTGGAGCGTAATCCGGAGAGGCTGCTGGGCTTTCCGGGGCGCGGACTCCCTACAACGCCAGGCGCGGGGCTGATCAGCTCGCCGGCTGCGCGGCGTTCCCCTCGTCCAGGCGCCGTATCGCCGCATCCCCCTGGGCGCCCAGCTCCTCCAGCCGGCCGATCTGCTCATCGAGTCTCGGCAGCGCCTCGCGGCGATAACGGGAGAGCTCGTCGATGGCCCCCATCACGTCCCCGAAGGCCTGTTCCAGCTGCTCCATATCCAGCACCGTGCCCGAGGCACGGGTCTGGATCTCCACCCCCTGCTGGCGCAGCGCCCGGGAGGTGCCGGCGATCATCTCCGAGGTGCTGCTGTTGAGTGCCTGCACCCGGTCCAGCACCAGGCGCTGATTGGCCAGCGCCATGGCTACCGCCACCGCCACGTTGAGCGCCGACACGGTGACGTTCAGCGCCCGGTCCACCCCGCGCATCAGCTCGCGGTTGTTGCGGATCACCACTTCCAGGGCCAGCACGCCCTGCTGGCTCACGGCCAGCTGCTGCTGCAGGTCCACCACGCGCTGGCGCAGCGGAAAGAGCAGTTCCTCCTCGATGAAGCCGCGCCGCGGCGAGCCCGCGGGCAGATCGGTGAGCCGCTGCGCAAACCGGCGGTCGATCATCCTGCCCAGCGCGATCTGGCGACGCAGCTGGGCGATGACCTCTCGCAGGGCCTGCTGGTCATCAGCCAGGGTGATGTTGTCCCGGCGCAGCATCTCTCGGCCGCCCTCCAGGTCCTGGATGATGTTGTCCACGGTCTGCTGGGCGGTCTCGAACTTGTGAAAGTAGCGCTGCAGCGGACTGCTCACCCCGGGCAACAGCGCCAGCGCGCGGCTGAGCCCCCCCCCGGAGAGCTTCTGCCGGCCGGGGTCCAGGCCCTGCATCTGCTCGCGCAACTGCAACAGCGCACCGGCAATCGGCCCGCCTTCCTCACCCTGCCGGGCCAGCTGGCGTATGGGGGTCTGCAGCATGTCGCTGCGATGGGCCGCCTGGCGCTGGATCTCGATACCCATGCCGTCCACGGATTCGCGATGACGCTGGGCGTCCTCGTCGCCGCCGGCCAGCACCTGCTCGACGAAGGTATCGGCTTGGGCCGCCAGCTGCGGGTCTTCTACCGGGGTCTGGTCCGCCTGGCTCAGTTCCCGCTCCAGGTCCGCCACCGGCGGCAGGGAAAGCCCCGAGCCCGATCCCTGTTCCGCTTGCTTGCTCATACCCGCTCCCCTCTGTCGTAACGCTGGGCTTGATCCATGAACCTCCCCAGTTCCCGCAGGGCCTGATCCGCCGCCACCGAGGCCTGGCTGGGTTCGGTGCGCAACCGGGCGATGGAGGCCGCCGCGTCATCCAGGGCCGTCACCGCCGCCTCGTTGCGCCCGCTCAAGGTGCGCAGTCGCCGCTCGGTATCCTCCAGCAACGCCAGGCGGCGATGCAGCGCCTCGCGCTCCTCGGTGCTGAGTTTGCCGCCGTCACGGCTCAGACGTCGTTGCACGTATTCCCCGTCCACGCCCGCCACGCCCCGCAACAGCGACGCCATGGTGTTGAGCTGGTCGGTGGCATTGCGACAGACCTCGGCGGCAAGCCCCGCGGCACGCTGGTGCGCCAGCTCCCCGGGCTGAAACTTGTCCGCCAGCACGGCGCCCACATGGGCATAACGGCTGTAGAGCCGGTCCGCCTGCACGGCCAGGTCCGGACGATGCTGCGTCAGCAGCCGGCCCTTGGCCTCACACAGGCCCAGCACCACCGCATCGGCATCCACGGGCGGCCGGTTTGGGTCCAGTACCGCCAGGCCCGCCTCTCGCTCCTGCTGCTCCAGCCGTGCTCGCGCCTTCAAGGCCTCGGCCTCTCGCGCACGCTCCCGTCGCCGTTCCTGCCAGCGGGCACGAAACCGCCGCCAGCGGCTCTCCAGCGGCACCTCCACCGCCAGCGCCCCCAGACCCAGCAACCAGCCGGCCAGACTCGGCCCCCAGCCGCCCCACAAGGAGGTGAGCCAGATCAGGAAGGCGATGAAGGGGACAATGAACCAGTAGCGCAGCAGCACCTGCCAACGCCGCGGCGGCTGGTCGGGCCGATGGGGCACGGCCACGCGGGGGTTGTACATGCCCAGCAGAAACCACACGGGGCAGGACAGGAACAGTCCGATGGCGAAGCCTTGCAGCAGGGCGAACATGGGGTGCTAATACGCTCCCTGATCCTTGAGATTCACAATCGCTATCCTACAGTACTGCCCTCATACAGTACTGCC
Proteins encoded in this region:
- a CDS encoding cobyrinic acid a,c-diamide synthase, whose product is MFALLQGFAIGLFLSCPVWFLLGMYNPRVAVPHRPDQPPRRWQVLLRYWFIVPFIAFLIWLTSLWGGWGPSLAGWLLGLGALAVEVPLESRWRRFRARWQERRRERAREAEALKARARLEQQEREAGLAVLDPNRPPVDADAVVLGLCEAKGRLLTQHRPDLAVQADRLYSRYAHVGAVLADKFQPGELAHQRAAGLAAEVCRNATDQLNTMASLLRGVAGVDGEYVQRRLSRDGGKLSTEEREALHRRLALLEDTERRLRTLSGRNEAAVTALDDAAASIARLRTEPSQASVAADQALRELGRFMDQAQRYDRGERV
- a CDS encoding toxic anion resistance protein; the protein is MSKQAEQGSGSGLSLPPVADLERELSQADQTPVEDPQLAAQADTFVEQVLAGGDEDAQRHRESVDGMGIEIQRQAAHRSDMLQTPIRQLARQGEEGGPIAGALLQLREQMQGLDPGRQKLSGGGLSRALALLPGVSSPLQRYFHKFETAQQTVDNIIQDLEGGREMLRRDNITLADDQQALREVIAQLRRQIALGRMIDRRFAQRLTDLPAGSPRRGFIEEELLFPLRQRVVDLQQQLAVSQQGVLALEVVIRNNRELMRGVDRALNVTVSALNVAVAVAMALANQRLVLDRVQALNSSTSEMIAGTSRALRQQGVEIQTRASGTVLDMEQLEQAFGDVMGAIDELSRYRREALPRLDEQIGRLEELGAQGDAAIRRLDEGNAAQPAS